The Coffea arabica cultivar ET-39 chromosome 9e, Coffea Arabica ET-39 HiFi, whole genome shotgun sequence genome has a window encoding:
- the LOC113709271 gene encoding uncharacterized protein has product MGRAKARMEMITNKKARRVTFEKRRKGLEKKARELSTLCGVRICLIVFGPVDDDQTIEPRVWPQNPQEIDSLVDSFKKANLDDRRGRTTDFSFFYQNRKRRAEEELARLRKKNLETKHPTWDEKYDFLSLEELRQFDDLLKEKVDIMKARVDFMKGTQTYFAETSRNLQYLCRSRNSSTLFEIPQPQPLSSFDQNRHSLDSAFQDSYNYNSMVNPQMMMWMNNGASSSINAPLISYDNCDRRSLVQFNMDPAAAAAAAEHITSSLGNNAVGNQFCYYVPKMQPMPLYLQYSLQQSRAPTQMYASQRDENYGFSDFQLMNPK; this is encoded by the coding sequence ATGGGACGAGCAAAGGCACGGATGGAGATGATAACTAACAAGAAAGCACGTCGAGTAACGTTTGAGAAGAGGAGAAAAGGTTTGGAGAAGAAAGCTCGTGAATTATCAACTCTCTGTGGTGTTAGAATATGCTTGATAGTTTTTGGCCCCGTAGACGATGACCAGACAATTGAACCAAGAGTGTGGCCTCAAAATCCTCAGGAGATTGATAGCCTCGTTGACTCCTTTAAGAAGGCAAATCTCGATGATCGCAGGGGCAGAACCactgatttttctttcttttaccaGAACAGAAAGAGGAGAGCTGAAGAAGAACTTGCCAGATTGAGAAAAAAGAATCTTGAAACCAAGCACCCCACCTGGGACGAAAAATATGACTTTTTATCTTTGGAAGAACTGAGACAATTTGATGACCTATTGAAGGAAAAAGTTGATATTATGAAGGCTAGAGTTGATTTCATGAAGGGCACTCAAACTTATTTTGCTGAAACAAGTCGCAACCTGCAGTACTTGTGCAGAAGCAGAAACAGCAGCACACTATTCGAAATCCCTCAGCCACAGCCCTTGTCTTCCTTTGATCAAAATAGACATAGCTTAGATTCAGCCTTTCAAGATTCATACAATTATAACTCAATGGTGAATCCACAGATGATGATGTGGATGAATAATGGCGCCTCCAGCAGCATTAATGCTCCTCTGATAAGCTACGATAACTGTGATCGTAGGAGCCTTGTTCAGTTTAATATGGATcctgcagcagcagcagcagcagcagaacATATTACTTCTAGTTTAGGCAATAATGCTGTTGGGAATCAATTTTGCTATTACGTTCCCAAAATGCAGCCGATGCCGCTCTACCTGCAATATTCCTTGCAACAATCCAGAGCTCCCACACAGATGTATGCTTCTCAAAGGGATGAAAATTATGGGTTCAGTGATTTTCAGCTCATGAATCCAAAATAG
- the LOC113709434 gene encoding inositol diphosphatase DSP3-like produces MGVILEEAESEFDNDVVMVPPPNFATVEDNSIYRSGFPQPSNFPFLQSLQLKSILCLCTEPYPEENLEFLKANNVKLFKFGIDGTKEPTAIPRSTITEALKVLIDVRNHPVLIHCRRGKHRTGCLVGCLRILQNWCLSSVLEEYKHYAGTKSRPTDLLFLEKYDASFLRHCLQNLICQYQGYGSRKRRLLYKEDLVQKPRITSA; encoded by the exons ATGGGTGTGATTCTGGAAGAAGCGGAATCCGAATTCGACAACGACGTCGTCATGGTTCCACCCCCAAACTTTGCAACGGTGGAAGATAACAGCATTTATCGCTCTGGGTTTCCTCAGCCTTCCAATTTTCCCTTTCTGCAATCCCTCCAGCTCAAGTCCATACT GTGCTTGTGTACCGAGCCGTATCCAGAAGAGAATTTAGAGTTTCTCAAAGCCAACAACGTCAAGCTTTTTAAATTTGGAATTGATGGCACTAAG GAACCAACAGCCATTCCCAGGAGTACCATAACAGAGGCTTTGAAAGTTCTAATTG ATGTACGGAATCACCCAGTACTGATTCACTGCAGACGTGGAAag CATCGAACAGGTTGTCTTGTTGGTTGCCTTAGGATATTGCAGAACTGGTGTCTGTCATCTGTTTTGGAAGAGTACAAGCATTATGCTGGCACAAAGTCAAGGCCAACTGACTTGCTATTTCTGGAGAAGTATGATGCCTCATTTCTGAGGCATTGTCTTCAGAACCTCATATGCCAGTATCAAGGGTACGGTTCAAGGAAAAGGCGCCTGCTTTACAAAGAAGATTTAGTACAGAAGCCCCGGATAACTTCTGCTTAG
- the LOC113710166 gene encoding seipin-1, protein MEEEEEEVLVKNCFPIPNPTLYWFTKLVILQADVFYNCLVVLFSPFLFLLSLISETSQSHYYPPQESKESKLTAESAVHAAAGVPSKLFRGCGVLLNKVFLGFLGAVHVCKILMLLLVVAVILGVGLVRFWAEEPVFIGERLHFDYTKAHPVAAFSFHCDSGCQGYTHQINYKRNMGVPVGHTFYVSLVFLMPESDYNREIGLFQVTAEVISRNGNIMARSSHPCMLRFRSWPIRTMQTFLMGLPLLLGIRAETQKVTVPMLKHKEDFPRTEAIKVTLIPRAGTDFLPQLYEAEILLKSELPWAKELVHRWKWTFYVWTSMHIYVFLLVILLRCSRPLILPVMRKSPSSTNSKQESEVKASSEQTEERSSRDERYASVTLRRWQENRSKRKAMLPHQDIAETEVSSASSTRLTREETGATLEDDDEDDTGDSESVCCW, encoded by the exons atggaagaggaagaagaggaggtATTGGTGAAGAATTGTTTTCCCATCCCAAATCCTACGTTGTACTGGTTCACAAAGCTGGTAATCTTGCAGGCAGACGTATTCTACAACTGCTTGGTTGTTCTGTTCTCACCCTTCCTCTTTCTGCTATCCCTAATTTCTGAGACCTCCCAGTCCCACTACTATCCACCTCAAGAAAGTAAAGAAAGTAAATTAACAGCAGAATCAGCCGTGCATGCGGCCGCTGGAGTCCCTTCCAAGCTGTTCCGCGGATGCGGCGTCTTGCTGAACAAGGTGTTTCTTGGCTTTCTTGGTGCAGTTCATGTTTGCAAGATTCTGATGCTTCTGTTAGTCGTGGCTGTGATTTTGGGAGTTGGGTTGGTGCGATTTTGGGCGGAAGAGCCTGTTTTTATTGGGGAAAGATTGCATTTCGACTACACCAAAGCCCATCCGGTGGCAGCCTTCTCTTTTCACTGCGATAGCGGGTGTCAAGGATATACGCATCAGATTAACTACAAGAGGAATATGGGTGTGCCCGTTGGGCATACCTTTTATGTTTCTTTGGTATTCTTGATGCCTGAATCTGATTACAACAGAGAGATTGGGTTGTTCCAG GTCACTGCAGAAGTCATATCGAGGAATGGAAACATAATGGCAAGATCAAGCCATCCTTGCATGTTGCGGTTCAGAAGCTGGCCAATCCGGACGATGCAAACATTTCTTATGGGCTTACCCTTATTGTTGGGAATCAGGGCCGAAACTCAAAAAGTAACAGTCCCAATGTTAAAGCACAAGGAAGATTTTCCCAGGACTGAGGCCATAAAAGTAACTTTGATTCCCAGAGCTGGAACTGATTTTCTTCCACAGTTATACGAGGCCGAAATCCTTCTGAAATCTGAGCTTCCCTGGGCTAAAGAGCTGGTTCATAGATGGAAGTGGACATTTTACGTGTGGACTTCCATGCATATATATGTCTTTCTGCTTGTGATTCTCCTCCGCTGCTCTAGACCTCTCATTTTACCGGTGATGAGGAAAAGTCCCAGCAGTACGAATAGTAAGCAGGAGTCAGAAGTCAAGGCATCTTCGGAACAAACAGAGGAAAGGTCGTCAAGAGATGAAAGGTATGCGTCGGTTACATTGAGAAGATGGCAGGAAAACAGAAGCAAGAGGAAAGCAATGCTTCCCCACCAAGACATTGCGGAAACAGAAGTATCATCTGCTTCAAGCACTAGATTAACCAGGGAGGAAACAGGTGCAACATtggaagatgatgatgaagatgatacagGGGATTCAGAATCAGTGTGCTGTTGGTGA
- the LOC113710682 gene encoding WRKY transcription factor SUSIBA2-like has product MEVNGETFNDWGALVVVDEFESKPGEDYGETERNNIGDICTNGVNGASDNSSININNNENCNNDMHLDDQSKKSSSSSSPEVEFRGSIAERRAAKFGFDASRINVAKFEVSTSPSSPLVRSPYLTIPSGLSPAALLDSPVMLPNSQPSPTTGTLQLLHSNHDSFVLNSDSPAADRDKGSAIHTSNPFKPPADPTPIISGPLSSENQLPMTSKPPPESRIEASVKSCALERSIKTNIFETMPQKANHVNSQTPNISVVNNQLPHLREGIKSETGIQELHREDQKGTYPGAAEMSRNAEDGYSWRKYGQKHVKGSEYPRSYYKCNNSNCPVKKKVERSHDGEITEIIYKGAHNHPKPHPRISLGPPSQSSEMLETSEGSEPGLKAENRTGWRFNNQLIRSKDFRITSDWRPNGMERTSSTSVLTEILDPLATTQGKSAKAFGSTETPEIALTAAYQDGEDDDRATQGSTSQGDEADADESEPKRRQVIFYFCTLQSYLPSRSTREPRVIVQIESEIDVLDDGYRWRKYGQKVVKGNPNPRSYYKCTSAGCPVRKHVERASDDIKSVLTTYEGKHNHEVPTNKTSGLPSASNSPPDVSDPNSSLIVPRNPSISNRELQVQDLPLHYEMKPALGNHDFLRSNLLGDFVTDHMQIGASPIYQMKFPPTPLQNPLSYSTFLMNSSGSDSRVSCQKFPPVVPDFPMSIPINVPRSSPNMALNNAFHSYNHNQTIPNATAVRCQHITEGDLRFLRPKEEKEDNLYETCLATPDNSNVTSSTEFCRANGNFPS; this is encoded by the exons ATGGAAGTGAATGGGGAAACTTTTAATGACTGGGGAGCTCTGGTGGTTGTCGATGAATTCGAGTCCAAGCCCGGAGAGGATTATGGTGAGACAGAAAGGAATAACATTGGTGATATTTGCACTAACGGTGTAAATGGCGCTTCAGATAACAGTAGTATCAATATTAACAATAATGAAAATTGTAATAATGACATGCATTTGGATGATCAGTCCAAGaaatcatcttcttcatcttcacCAGAGGTGGAATTCAGAGGAAGTATTGCAGAAAGAAGGGCTGCGAAGTTTGGTTTTGATGCTTCAAGAATCAATGTGGCTAAGTTTGAAGTTTCCACTTCTCCATCTTCGCCTCTTGTTCGATCACCCTATCTTACTATACCATCTGGGCTCAGCCCTGCAGCATTGCTAGACTCACCAGTCATGCTCCCCAATTCTCAG CCATCTCCCACTACTGGAACCCTTCAATTACTTCATTCCAACCATGACAGCTTTGTGCTTAACTCAGACAGTCCTGCTGCTGATAGGGATAAGGGCAGTGCCATTCATACTTCGAACCCTTTCAAGCCTCCTGCTGATCCAACTCCTATTATATCAGGTCCCCTGAGTTCAGAAAATCAG CTACCAATGACTTCAAAACCTCCACCAGAGTCTAGAATTGAAGCTTCTGTAAAGAGCTGTGCCTTAGAAAgatcaattaaaacaaacatTTTCGAGACTATGCCTCAGAAGGCTAACCATGTGAACTCGCAAACACCAAATATAAGCGTCGTGAATAATCAATTACCTCATCTCAGGGAAGGTATCAAATCAGAAACAGGAATACAAGAATTACACCGGGAGGACCAAAAAGGGACATATCCAGGTGCTGCCGAAATGTCCAGAAATGCAGAAGATGGCTACAGTTGGAGGAAGTATGGGCAGAAACATGTTAAAGGAAGTGAATATCCAAGGAGCTACTACAAATGTAATAACTCAAATTGCCCCGTGAAGAAGAAGGTTGAGCGTTCCCACGATGGCGAGATAACAGAAATCATTTATAAGGGTGCTCATAATCATCCGAAACCTCACCCTCGCATAAGCCTAGGTCCTCCATCTCAATCGAGTGAAATGTTGGAAACAAGTGAAGGAAGTGAACCTGGTCTAAAAGCTGAAAACAGGACAGGTTGGAGATTCAATAATCAACTAATCAGGAGTAAGGATTTTAGAATTACTTCAGAttggagaccaaatggcatgGAACGAACATCTTCAACTTCTGTTTTGACGGAGATTTTGGATCCTTTAGCAACCACTCAAGGAAAATCTGCCAAGGCATTTGGATCGACTGAAACTCCAGAGATTGCATTAACTGCTGCTTACCAAGATGGGGAAGATGACGATCGGGCAACCCAAGGAAGCACATCTCAGGGTGATGAAGCTGATGCAGATGAATCTGAGCCTAAAAGGAGGCAAGTTATCTTCTACTTTTGTACTCTCCAAT CATATCTGCCATCGAGGTCTACCCGTGAACCCAGAGTCATAGTCCAGATAGAAAGTGAAATTGATGTCCTGGATGATGGGTACCGCTGGAGAAAATATGGACAAAAGGTTGTAAAAGGAAATCCAAACCCAAG GAGCTACTATAAATGCACGAGTGCAGGATGCCCTGTAAGGAAGCATGTTGAAAGGGCCTCTGACGATATAAAATCAGTACTAACAACATATGAGGGGAAACACAACCATGAAGTCCCCACAAACAAAACTAGCGGACTCCCAAGTGCTTCTAATTCGCCCCCTGATGTCTCTGATCCTAACTCTTCCCTGATAGTGCCCAGAAATCCTAGCATCTCCAACAGGGAATTGCAAGTTCAGGATCTTCCTCTTCACTATGAAATGAAACCAGCATTAGGAAATCATGACTTCCTGAGGTCTAACTTGCTAGGTGATTTTGTGACTGATCATATGCAGATTGGAGCTTCGCCCATCTACCAAATGAAGTTCCCTCCTACTCCCCTGCAGAATCCTTTATCATATAGTACATTCCTGATGAACTCCAGCGGCAGTGATAGTCGCGTATCATGCCAGAAGTTTCCTCCAGTTGTGCCCGATTTCCCTATGTCAATACCCATCAATGTGCCAAGATCATCACCAAACATGGCCCTGAATAATGCTTTTCATTCTTATAACCATAACCAGACAATTCCTAATGCCACTGCAGTCCGATGCCAGCACATTACAGAGGGTGATTTGAGGTTCCTCAGGCCTAAAGAGGAGAAGGAGGATAACTTGTATGAAACCTGCCTGGCAACCCCTGATAATTCAAATGTGACATCTTCAACAGAATTTTGCCGGGCCAATGGAAATTTTCCATCTTAA
- the LOC113709236 gene encoding protein METHYLENE BLUE SENSITIVITY 1-like — protein sequence MTGKAKPKKHTAKEIALKIDAATTNRGGGKAGQADRSGVEKGGHAKLECPHCKITAPDLKSMQIHHDARHPKIPFDESKLNNLHASNSGAAAPEPNKPKPGVRGSFKK from the coding sequence ATGACGGGGAAAGCCAAGCCAAAGAAGCACACGGCCAAGGAAATAGCGTTGAAGATCGATGCAGCAACCACCAACAGGGGCGGAGGGAAGGCTGGTCAGGCCGACAGGTCCGGCGTGGAAAAGGGCGGGCACGCCAAGCTCGAATGCCCTCACTGTAAGATCACAGCTCCCGATCTCAAGTCTATGCAGATTCACCACGATGCCCGGCATCCCAAGATcccttttgatgaatctaagcTCAATAATCTTCACGCTAGCAATTCTGGTGCTGCTGCTCCTGAGCCTAACAAGCCTAAACCCGGCGTCCGCGGCAGCTTCAAGAAGTGA
- the LOC113709313 gene encoding UDP-glycosyltransferase 71K1-like, whose amino-acid sequence MNPPEMKKSELVFVPAPARGHIVSTIQFAKLLLERDERISITVLVIKRPHPPNLDSYIEEFAASHSNIRFVHLCDVDPPPPELLKSAENFLSIHIEKHKSLVKDAISNHVVSGSSTKLAGLVVDLFSTPMIDVANELGVPSYVFFPSSAAFLGLMLYLPTRHAQLGTEFSISNPDSTIPVYANPVPSRVLPSFLFDKQNGGYSSMLHHGTRFRETRGFIINTFAELEPHAIESLESRKESAAIYTVGPLLNLELQEHSQSDQKVMKWLDDQPSSTVVFLCFGSLGGFEPPQLAEMATALERSGRRFLWSIQAPPLKDLRVKPAAYTNFSEILPEGFLERTQNRGLVCGWAPQAEVLAHEAVGGFVSHCGWNSILESLWNGVPIATWPIYAEQQSNAFQLVKELELAVELTLDYRITSSDKLVTADAIEKAIRLLMDSENPVRNRVKEVGETGRKALKDGGSSFLSVGRFIEDVLVVKK is encoded by the coding sequence ATGAATCCTCCAGAGATGAAGAAATCAGAGTTAGTTTTTGTCCCTGCACCGGCAAGAGGTCATATAGTATCCACCATCCAGTTCGCAAAGCTGCTTCTTGAAAGAGATGAAAGAATTTCAATAACCGTTCTGGTCATAAAGCGCCCACATCCTCCGAACCTTGATTCATACATTGAAGAATTCGCAGCCTCCCATTCTAATATTCGATTCGTTCATCTCTGTGACGTCGATCCACCACCTCCGGAGTTGTTGAAGTCAGCTGAGAATTTCCTGTCCATTCACATAGAGAAGCACAAATCCCTTGTCAAAGATGCTATAAGCAACCATGTTGTGTCAGGTTCAAGCACTAAACTTGCCGGGCTAGTCGTTGATTTGTTTTCCACCCCAATGATAGATGTGGCAAATGAGCTTGGCGTTCCTTCCTACGTTTTCTTCCCCTCTAGCGCTGCTTTTCTTGGACTTATGCTATATCTCCCAACTCGACATGCCCAACTTGGGACTGAATTTAGCATTTCCAATCCTGATTCGACTATTCCAGTCTATGCCAACCCGGTACCCTCGAGGGTTTTACCATCTTTTCTGTTTGATAAACAAAATGGTGGTTATTCATCAATGCTACATCATGGCACACGGTTCAGAGAGACGAGGGGTTTCATCATAAACACCTTTGCAGAGTTAGAACCTCATGCGATTGAGTCGCTGGAATCCCGCAAGGAATCAGCTGCAATTTACACAGTTGGACCTCTGCTCAACCTTGAGCTTCAAGAGCATTCCCAGTCTGATCAAAAGGTTATGAAATGGCTTGATGACCAGCCCTCTTCAACTGTGGTGTTTCTCTGCTTTGGAAGCCTGGGCGGTTTTGAGCCACCCCAGCTTGCAGAGATGGCAACTGCACTCGAGCGAAGCGGGCGTCGATTCTTATGGTCTATCCAGGCACCTCCGCTGAAGGACTTGAGAGTAAAACCGGCTGCGTATACCAATTTTTCGGAGATCCTCCCAGAAGGGTTCCTAGAAAGGACACAGAACAGAGGATTGGTGTGTGGTTGGGCACCACAAGCGGAGGTGTTGGCCCATGAAGCAGTTGGAGGCTTTGTGTCTCATTGCGGGTGGAATTCCATACTGGAAAGCTTGTGGAATGGTGTACCAATTGCTACATGGCCTATATACGCTGAGCAACAATCCAATGCATTCCAGCTGGTAAAGGAATTGGAATTAGCAGTGGAATTGACACTAGATTACCGAATTACGAGTTCTGATAAGCTTGTAACGGCGGATGCAATTGAGAAGGCAATAAGGCTTCTGATGGATTCTGAAAACCCTGTAAGAAACAGAGTCAAGGAGGTTGGGGAGACTGGCAGGAAGGCGTTGAAGGATGGAGGCTCTTCCTTCCTCTCAGTTGGACGCTTTATCGAAGATGTGCTGGTGGTAAAGAAATGA